Proteins found in one Misgurnus anguillicaudatus chromosome 3, ASM2758022v2, whole genome shotgun sequence genomic segment:
- the radil gene encoding ras-associating and dilute domain-containing protein isoform X2 codes for MFYGSSSASMSLPSKNRLKRQSRTFTQVLYRTLSYRDRRSVTDLPEQARDDPAELSTQSSAPGVLKIFGDEISAGANYKSVLATPRSSSQELIKEALDRYSLNKASACSYVLCDVIGRFEGPERRWRTECLRALGSNEKPLLLQDLWKPKEGYSRRFELRRRAEVEELAAKEKDTITAGTHTNSPVQSSSLSRSGNGRCYRSSPRGWRMVQPSTTIVKDINAQARKLQRNRAKGTMTLQHGSSFCRSLSETSLNLVGLPGDEPKRYYSTLPGPIRTRSARDPENRREHNGGGVKHSLYQSPHLLLLQGFNQQDCLVYLLNRDQHTVGQETASARPNICLSSPDVLPLHCRIRRATSRRSSSEQRLLLEPVAHGNVLVNFMRIERATPLRHGDLLSFGAHYIFLYKDPLSAKPLPAQTLTRLRALARLCDGESPEKGEACRMCGAVLHEPVASRRSTKATVRNAQKRKLALEFERAHEDTLVSRVLTLIEPSGDDHKLTPAYLLCLCIKHSANTFPPGSFGKLLLKIAKRIQTIAWEKTKDLAQKQAQHQDPASLSLLSISDLVPDLQFIFFWMSNAIEILYFIQQKSPTYMQTIELMDDKGSKESLLSATISANEEAMTILEEVIMYTFQQCVYYITKTLYVVLPGLLDCNPFGAEPSSEQCRRAVGVCVCNVCVMPEAVRRVVSVFQTTADLLQQYQVHSEIQSQMFAYLFFFTNVSLFNQLIDKGPARGWFQRSRVLQSQACVKMVLDWAKGAGHSHLAQKFFAKFCSTLSILATPPQQLTQISWKALCAEHPSIKPVQLHRILTQYQLMAELGPVPIWQPSSEDEAYIYRTVDLLESFENHPPIVLPSAGFKVDLESDCVEDSIYRQLLYVRHFLWGLRTKTHSSNGCADRQESQRDPHQPHSSPHPAPPLRGEGEGEVRCSPAGLAGRGEGAGAEERPRDIPPHSIHYRNGTSGRYANQTQSTDSSCILTPPNTPLYPEHMYLHSNTQSNPAHYSEHASQEHTHTHSHTKSNGCMRSTPEHKKINGFISNGVEGPLSGCGFPFPVHVSHNLGTNSDDICSVFVVDLDKGPYGLGMGLIDGLHTPLNSPGIYIRTLIPDGPAAADGRLCIGDRILAVNGKSLIGADYQSAVDLIRLGGGRLRFLVAKSDRDISEKIIASSC; via the exons ATGTTCTACGGTTCCTCTTCAGCCAGCATGTCTCTGCCATCCAAGAACCGTCTAAAGCGGCAGAGTCGCACCTTCACGCAGGTTCTGTATCGGACACTGAGCTATCGAGATCGCCGTTCCGTCACCGACCTACCCGAACAGGCACGGGATGATCCCGCTGAGCTTTCCACGCAATCCTCAGCACCAGGTGTGCTGAAGATATTCGGTGATGAAATTAGCGCTGGTGCTAACTACAAGAGCGTTCTTGCGACGCCTCGTTCCAGCTCCCAAGAGTTGATCAAGGAGGCGCTTGACCGCTACTCTTTAAACAAGGCCTCAGCTTGTAGCTACGTGTTGTGTGACGTGATTGGGCGGTTCGAGGGTCCGGAGCGACGGTGGCGGACCGAGTGCCTCCGGGCGCTGGGGAGCAACGAAAAACCTCTTCTTCTGCAAGATCTCTGGAAGCCAAAGGAGGGGTATTCTCGACGATTCGAGCTGAGACGAAGAGCAGAGGTGGAGGAGCTAGCTGCTAAAGAGAAAGACACAATAACTGCAG GGACCCACACAAACTCCCCTGTGCAATCTTCATCCCTCAGTAGAAGCGGGAATGGTAGATGCTATCGGAGCTCACCCAGGGGCTGGCGTATGGTACAGCCCAGTACAACTATTGTTAAAG ATATAAATGCTCAAGCAAGGAAGCTGCAGAGAAATCGTGCTAAAGGAACGATGACGCTCCAGCACGGCTCGTCCTTCTGCCGTAGCCTCAGTGAAACCAGCCTTAACTTGGTGGGCTTGCCTGGTGACGAACCCAAGCGATACTACTCCACCCTACCCGGCCCGATCAGAACACGCTCTGCAAGGGACCCTGAGAATCGTAGGGAGCATAATGGGGGTGGAGTTAAACACTCACTTTACCAATCGCCACACTTACTGCTTCTTCAAGGCTTCAACCAACAG GATTGCCTGGTCTACCTGCTGAACAGGGATCAACACACAGTAGGCCAGGAAACAGCGTCTGCCCGGCCGAATATCTGCCTCTCATCTCCAGATGTTCTTCCACTTCACTGCCGAATACGCCGCGCTACATCACGACGTTCATCCTCGGAGCAGCGTTTACTCCTGGAGCCTGTTGCCCATGGGAATGTACTAGTTAACTTCATGCGCATCGAGCGGGCCACTCCACTGCGTCACGGCGATTTACTGTCATTTGGTGCTCATTACATATTTTTGTACAAAGACCCACTGAGCGCAAAACCTCTTCCTGCCCAAACCCTCACTAGACTACGAGCGCTGGCACGTCTTTGTGATGGCGAGTCACCTGAAAAGGGGGAGGCATGTCGCATGTGTGGTGCCGTATTACATGAACCAGTGGCGTCACGGCGCAGCACTAAGGCTACAGTTCGAAATGCACAGAAACGAAAACTTGCGTTGGAATTTGAGCGGGCTCATGAGGATACACTGGTGAGCCGGGTGCTGACTCTTATTGAGCCGAGCGGGGATGACCACAAGCTGACTCCAGCATATCTGCTTTGCCTGTGCATCAAACACTCAGCGAATACATTTCCACCTGGCAGCTTCGGTAAACTATTACTGAAAATCGCAAAGAGGATTCAAACCATAGCATGG GAGAAGACAAAGGACTTGGCCCAGAAGCAAGCTCAGCA TCAGGACCCTGCATCACTGTCTCTGCTCAGCATCTCGGATTTAGTACCCGACCTCCAGTTTATTTTCTTCTGGATGTCCAACGCCATCGAAATACTGTATTTTATCCAGCAGAAATCGCCCACGTACATGCAGACTATTGAACTCATGGACGATAAAG GATCTAAAGAATCGCTCCTCTCAGCAACTATATCTGCGAACGAAGAAGCCATGACCATACTGGAAGAAGTGATCATGTACACCTTCCAGCAGTGCGTCTACTACATCACTAAG ACCTTGTATGTTGTGTTGCCTGGCCTGTTAGACTGTAACCCATTTGGGGCGGAGCCTTCATCCGAGCAGTGTCGTCGGGCCgtgggagtgtgtgtgtgtaacgtGTGTGTGATGCCGGAGGCCGTGCGAAGGGTGGTGAGCGTATTTCAAACGACGGCCGATCTCCTCCAGCAGTACCAGGTTCATTCTGAGATTCAGAGTCAAATGTTCGCCTACCTCTTCTTCTTCACCAACGTATCGCTCTTCAATCAACTCATCGATAAAG GCCCTGCGCGCGGCTGGTTTCAGCGTTCCCGAGTTCTGCAGAGTCAGGCTTGTGTGAAGATGGTACTGGACTGGGCTAAAGGGGCGGGGCATAGTCACCTCGCCCAGAAATTTTTTGCAAAGTTCTGCAGCACATTAAGCATACTGGCCACGCCCCCTCAACAGCTCACGCAG ATAAGTTGGAAAGCTTTATGTGCAGAGCACCCCTCTATAAAGCCCGTCCAGCTCCACAGAATCCTAACACAGTACCAGCTCATGGCCGAACTGGGTCCTGTGCCAATCTGGCAACCCAGTAGTGAAGATGAGGCTTATATATACAGAACAG TCGATCTACTGGAGAGTTTTGAGAATCATCCTCCTATTGTGCTGCCGAGCGCTGGCTTTAAAGTTGATCTGGAGAGTGATTGTGTTGAGGACAGTATATACCGGCAACTGCTTTATGTACGTCACTTTCTGTGGGGTCTGCGCACCAAGACCCATTCCTCTAATGGCTGCGCAGACCGCCAGGAATCCCAG CGTGACCCTCATCAGCCCCACAGCAGTCCGCATCCAGCACCCCCTTTGCGCGGGGAAGGTGAAGGGGAGGTGCGTTGCTCCCCCGCTGGTCTCGCTGGAAGAGGCGAAGGGGCCGGAGCCGAGGAACGCCCACGTGACATACCCCCACATAGCATTCACTACAGAAACGGGACAAGCGGCCGCTACGCCAACCAAACCCAATCGACAGACTCTTCCTGTATACTGACTCCCCCCAATACGCCCCTCTATCCCGAACACATGTATTTACACTCAAATACACAGTCCAATCCGGCCCACTACTCCGAGCATGCTTCACAagagcacacacatacacactctcaCACTAAATCTAACGGTTGCATGCGATCCACCCCAGAACACAAGAAAATCAATGGCTTCATCAGCAATGGCGTCGAAG GCCCTTTAAGTGGTTGTGGCTTTCCTTTCCCTGTCCATGTCTCCCACAATCTGGGCACAAACTCTGATGATATCTGTTCCGTCTTTGTAGTGGACCTGGATAAAGGACCATACGGCCTGGGAATGGGACTGATCGATGGACTT CATACTCCTTTGAACTCTCCAGGAATCTACATCAGGACACTGATTCCAGATGGACCAGCTGCTGCAGATGGACGACTTTGCATTGGTGACAGAATCTTGGCAGTGAATGGGAAGAGTCTCATTGGAGCAGACTATCAGAG TGCTGTGGATTTGATTCGTTTGGGGGGAGGACGGCTCCGGTTTCTCGTCGCCAAATCAGATCGTGACATATCGGAGAAGATCATTGCCTCTTCCTGCTGA